In Leptospira ellinghausenii, the following proteins share a genomic window:
- a CDS encoding STAS domain-containing protein, producing MKIKVTSKNDVHIIKIEGAIKAGNEFELSEKIEQYIKKGQVPKFIIDLKKVPFINSAGLGTFLNIYKHIDGLNGRLVFANLNSDIENLMEITKLSSVFEIYKTLEEAEDSFEY from the coding sequence ATGAAAATCAAAGTTACTAGTAAAAACGACGTGCACATCATTAAAATTGAAGGTGCCATCAAAGCCGGCAATGAGTTCGAGTTGTCTGAAAAGATTGAACAGTACATCAAAAAAGGCCAAGTCCCAAAATTCATCATCGATTTGAAAAAGGTTCCCTTTATCAATTCTGCTGGACTGGGAACGTTTCTGAACATCTACAAACACATAGATGGTCTGAATGGACGTCTAGTTTTTGCGAACTTAAATTCCGATATCGAAAACCTCATGGAAATTACCAAACTTTCCAGTGTGTTTGAGATATACAAAACTCTGGAAGAGGCTGAAGACTCCTTCGAATATTAA
- a CDS encoding PAS domain-containing hybrid sensor histidine kinase/response regulator, with amino-acid sequence MDHNIPKEAYSSLILQYLYDAVIVTDLQFHITSWNLAAERIYGYKADEVLGKSTNDILQTIMLESDREASILQLKSTGIWQGEVFQLAKDGSKLKIRSAVSFLKDKDGTTIGVIAINRDITEQNKIQEELAESEERFRMSFENAGVGVCLLDLDGKFLRVNKKLQLMLGYDEAELLGRASKDFAYKEDQNIFHQYRESALKGKDVDVVYEKRYISKSNQVLWIEISNSLVRDRNGSPLYFVVHFNDITDRKNAELHLLQAKKDADRANQAKSDFVANMSHEIRTPLNGVIGFNELLMTTKLDADQKEYVKNAISSAHGLLGIINDILDISKIEAGKLVLNETVSNLKHIIKDSLGVLQWKAKEKNILMEFIESNQLPEWIVVDATRLRQILINLLGNAVKFTEKGSVTLKIESELVGNEKMKLKFSIQDTGIGIPESHKTKIFQSFWQGESNSTRRFGGTGLGLRITKSLLDLMGGEIEFSSVEGKGTEFRFSIETFILKNANVTDEKNENFQGEVWENINQSKLLEVTPSILIAEDNLMNRDLLKRMILKYIPNAILWEAENGIVAVRMVSAKKPEMIFMDVQMPEMDGLEAATIIRNDKSNQQIPIIALTAGALYEERKKCFDVGMDHFLTKPIDILALNQVLYHYLNPAKLE; translated from the coding sequence ATGGATCATAACATTCCGAAGGAAGCTTACTCTTCACTCATCCTTCAATACCTTTATGATGCCGTTATCGTAACCGATTTACAGTTCCATATCACCAGTTGGAACCTAGCCGCAGAAAGGATTTATGGCTACAAAGCAGACGAAGTCCTTGGTAAATCGACAAATGATATCTTGCAAACCATTATGTTGGAAAGTGATCGCGAAGCGAGTATCTTACAACTCAAATCGACAGGGATCTGGCAAGGGGAAGTGTTTCAATTAGCAAAAGATGGTTCCAAATTAAAAATACGTTCTGCTGTTAGTTTTTTGAAAGACAAAGATGGTACTACCATCGGTGTCATTGCCATCAACAGAGATATTACCGAACAAAATAAAATCCAAGAAGAACTAGCAGAAAGTGAAGAAAGATTCCGCATGAGTTTTGAAAATGCGGGAGTGGGAGTTTGTCTTCTCGACTTAGATGGTAAGTTTTTACGTGTGAATAAAAAACTCCAACTCATGTTGGGTTACGATGAAGCTGAACTTTTAGGTCGAGCTTCCAAAGATTTTGCCTATAAAGAAGACCAGAATATTTTTCATCAATACCGAGAATCAGCACTCAAAGGAAAAGATGTGGATGTCGTTTACGAAAAACGGTACATCTCAAAATCCAATCAAGTTTTATGGATAGAAATTTCAAATTCGCTTGTTAGAGATCGGAATGGTTCACCACTTTATTTTGTAGTTCACTTCAATGATATTACAGATCGCAAAAATGCCGAATTACATTTGTTACAGGCTAAAAAAGATGCCGATCGTGCAAACCAAGCGAAGTCAGATTTTGTAGCCAATATGAGTCATGAAATTCGAACTCCTTTAAATGGAGTGATTGGTTTTAATGAATTACTCATGACAACGAAATTAGATGCAGACCAAAAAGAATACGTAAAAAATGCAATCAGTAGCGCACATGGTCTGTTAGGCATTATCAATGATATATTAGATATCTCCAAAATTGAAGCTGGGAAACTAGTGCTAAATGAAACAGTTTCAAATTTAAAGCACATCATAAAAGATTCACTGGGTGTTCTCCAATGGAAAGCTAAAGAAAAAAACATCCTAATGGAATTTATAGAATCGAATCAACTACCAGAATGGATTGTTGTTGATGCAACTAGGCTTAGGCAAATATTAATTAACCTTCTTGGAAATGCTGTCAAGTTTACTGAAAAGGGAAGTGTAACACTAAAGATTGAGTCAGAGTTAGTTGGGAATGAGAAAATGAAACTTAAGTTTTCCATTCAAGATACAGGAATCGGAATTCCAGAATCGCACAAAACAAAAATTTTCCAATCGTTTTGGCAAGGAGAATCCAATTCCACACGTCGTTTTGGAGGGACTGGTCTTGGACTTCGCATCACAAAATCTCTACTCGATCTCATGGGTGGTGAGATTGAATTTTCTTCTGTGGAAGGAAAGGGAACTGAGTTTCGTTTTTCGATCGAAACTTTCATTCTGAAAAATGCAAACGTCACCGATGAGAAAAACGAAAACTTTCAGGGAGAAGTTTGGGAAAATATAAACCAATCCAAATTGTTAGAAGTAACTCCAAGTATCCTCATTGCTGAAGACAATTTGATGAACCGGGACCTACTAAAACGAATGATATTAAAATACATTCCAAATGCAATTTTGTGGGAAGCTGAAAATGGGATTGTTGCTGTTCGAATGGTCAGTGCAAAAAAACCAGAAATGATTTTTATGGATGTTCAAATGCCAGAAATGGATGGCTTGGAAGCTGCGACAATCATTCGAAATGACAAATCAAACCAACAAATCCCTATCATCGCTTTGACTGCTGGTGCACTCTACGAAGAACGTAAAAAATGTTTTGATGTAGGTATGGACCATTTTTTGACCAAACCGATTGATATTTTGGCACTCAACCAAGTCCTATACCACTATTTGAATCCTGCCAAACTCGAATAG
- a CDS encoding DUF1318 domain-containing protein: MKRILLSFLLIGCSLKVPPITITNAQTAAEKQMVGEDRELEKEGWMIGSIQSSTNGQNNQEKLAKEDSDPEIRAHRIRLNYLSPEIKIYKTHGILGETPQGYVKLNPLATSLPTYANYELPAKKKRVEDVILFLNESRKFIMEKELTIQKKKGKKEDELSKIKQSLAEEYYKSVSIGEYYETVSGRWEKYQ; encoded by the coding sequence ATGAAACGAATTCTATTATCTTTTTTACTCATAGGTTGTAGCTTAAAAGTACCTCCGATTACAATCACCAATGCGCAAACAGCTGCCGAAAAACAAATGGTAGGTGAGGATAGAGAATTAGAGAAAGAAGGTTGGATGATTGGTTCGATTCAATCCTCTACAAATGGCCAGAATAACCAAGAAAAATTAGCAAAAGAAGATTCTGACCCAGAAATACGAGCCCATCGAATTCGATTGAACTACCTTTCGCCTGAAATTAAAATTTATAAAACTCATGGTATTTTGGGAGAAACACCACAAGGTTATGTAAAATTAAATCCACTCGCAACTTCTCTTCCAACATATGCCAATTATGAACTTCCAGCTAAAAAAAAGAGAGTAGAAGACGTGATTCTTTTTTTAAATGAATCTCGTAAGTTCATTATGGAGAAAGAACTAACAATTCAAAAGAAAAAAGGAAAAAAAGAAGACGAGTTGTCTAAAATTAAACAATCGTTAGCAGAGGAATATTATAAATCAGTCTCGATTGGTGAATATTATGAAACAGTTTCAGGAAGGTGGGAAAAATACCAATGA
- a CDS encoding LIC_11026 family protein encodes MNPILKGSLGIAKTKTFRGLFVLFLLYKLVFNQFTANWLVPHFVSKYTLVKMEGKFTSFSLLYGIEIQDLKLYPGGPFAGDAFFRAKEIRVRYNLPLLFLGKIRISDISFIDSNIRIEERNGQWNVSHLFKPNPKQEEKPKKEIGPPLTEINTYLPLQLTAHLNMKGVSLQYIRETGNIQYASIQNFDFQTKLITNRFTSIPLNIDALNQLDEVMVHLNSERPLSIEFKSNQLNWKETLPMSLRFEWDRTESPELFLFATDIGKDNLNLDVRGKQVQTGIRLLSDIHFDPKEDVLKIQQFDLRVIGQTWLKLGGVISKLSTDTPEVNLDVESSELKLSDLQFSLNQLEGMIPVMKVSGDLSLAGTGVHGNWNQTKANLKLLANKVYLKIGNKKPHALETANLDLTANLDFGSMKEPTIEIPFPKLKSLTILPSQINYNQSEIRLSGEYSQSSGFHVLASLEKLQIAEYSQGIAGKVKLALQSSGDSFANIHINSNVTVDGFRYQIDRSRSPASHLNLDINTNLLFDKPFGIKEIQIQNFTLDQRTLTGNKAIELQLKGNVKPGETLNAQVSPLDLKLNTPNLLLVLPLVLKEKISPLQNLLGLQPKIKLNANYVQSPGSKHINANLYADLPGLEMKDLKLTTDLTINGTNSNEILIKQMKVNAFSGVLKTSLSGKLVKLDKPKPPLGPYFGNLDLILSVVSPSKQYLAKGISVQGDLGLNLKINDYDINGEFFSKLPSLSYNNQKCPGESCKAYLVEEINAKIPIQHNLAFKPDESLIIGDKSIFIKNYGRFNTPNVTIGKVIGTHPNIPNLPFEYVKKQKDSPGFSAFIEYKENFANIESLKSFSMDGIILGKNLVFNLGNLDPKTMEFRGNLLIRDIDLKQLMAPKVRDKIDDGKLKADLNIKVRDLSEPIANLDLFFSIFQIGRDFGKSALNVISAQNFFIDRITDSYPISKIDISLSRGLVYADVYFDRSLLSLIMKLEDGKISQQRMPLANFLKRAQNEIQTYQE; translated from the coding sequence ATGAATCCAATCCTGAAGGGTAGTTTAGGAATCGCCAAAACCAAAACCTTTCGAGGGCTTTTTGTCCTCTTCCTACTCTACAAACTCGTTTTTAACCAATTTACAGCGAACTGGCTTGTACCCCATTTTGTTTCCAAGTATACCTTGGTCAAAATGGAAGGTAAGTTCACTTCTTTTTCCTTACTTTACGGAATTGAAATCCAAGATCTAAAATTGTATCCAGGTGGACCCTTCGCCGGAGATGCCTTCTTTCGCGCAAAAGAAATCCGAGTTCGTTATAACCTGCCATTATTGTTTTTAGGAAAAATTCGAATCTCTGATATCAGTTTCATTGATTCGAATATTCGGATAGAAGAGAGAAATGGACAATGGAATGTATCTCATCTATTCAAACCAAATCCAAAACAGGAAGAAAAACCAAAAAAAGAAATTGGTCCTCCGCTTACAGAAATTAATACCTATCTTCCCTTGCAGTTAACTGCTCATTTGAATATGAAGGGTGTCTCTCTCCAATACATCCGGGAAACGGGCAATATCCAATATGCCTCCATTCAAAATTTTGACTTCCAGACAAAACTCATCACTAATCGATTCACATCGATCCCATTGAATATAGACGCCTTAAATCAGTTAGATGAAGTAATGGTTCATTTGAATTCAGAACGACCATTATCAATCGAATTTAAATCGAATCAATTGAATTGGAAAGAGACCTTACCAATGTCACTTCGATTTGAATGGGATCGTACGGAATCACCTGAATTGTTTTTGTTCGCAACAGATATTGGGAAGGACAACTTAAATTTAGATGTCAGAGGGAAACAAGTTCAAACTGGAATCAGATTACTGTCGGACATACATTTTGATCCTAAAGAAGACGTTTTAAAAATCCAACAATTTGATTTACGTGTGATCGGACAAACGTGGCTCAAACTGGGAGGTGTCATCTCAAAACTTTCCACAGATACACCAGAGGTAAATCTGGATGTAGAATCTTCTGAATTAAAGTTAAGTGATCTACAATTTTCTTTAAACCAATTGGAAGGTATGATTCCTGTAATGAAGGTTTCGGGAGATCTTTCTTTGGCAGGGACTGGAGTTCATGGAAATTGGAACCAAACAAAAGCAAATCTAAAATTACTCGCGAACAAAGTGTATCTAAAGATAGGGAATAAAAAACCTCATGCACTTGAAACAGCCAATTTAGACTTAACAGCTAACTTAGACTTTGGTTCGATGAAGGAACCAACGATAGAAATTCCGTTTCCAAAATTAAAATCGCTCACGATTTTACCATCACAGATCAATTATAACCAATCAGAGATTCGTTTGTCTGGTGAGTATTCACAATCTTCTGGATTTCATGTATTGGCATCACTCGAGAAATTACAAATTGCAGAATATTCACAGGGGATTGCCGGCAAAGTCAAATTAGCATTACAATCTTCGGGAGATTCTTTTGCCAACATTCATATAAATTCGAATGTTACTGTAGATGGATTTCGTTACCAAATTGATCGTTCTAGGTCACCTGCATCCCATTTAAACTTAGACATTAACACTAATTTGCTTTTTGATAAGCCATTTGGAATCAAAGAAATTCAAATCCAAAACTTTACATTAGACCAAAGGACACTCACTGGAAACAAAGCCATTGAACTTCAATTAAAAGGAAATGTCAAACCGGGAGAAACTCTGAACGCTCAGGTTTCACCTCTCGATTTAAAATTAAATACTCCCAACTTATTATTGGTTTTGCCTCTTGTCTTAAAGGAAAAAATATCTCCGCTCCAGAATTTACTTGGCCTACAACCAAAAATTAAACTTAACGCGAATTATGTGCAAAGCCCAGGTTCGAAACACATAAATGCCAACCTTTATGCCGATTTACCTGGTTTAGAAATGAAAGATCTGAAACTAACAACAGATCTCACTATCAATGGTACAAATTCAAATGAAATCCTAATCAAACAAATGAAGGTAAATGCATTTTCTGGAGTTTTAAAAACTTCATTGAGTGGAAAGTTGGTTAAACTAGATAAACCAAAACCACCATTAGGTCCTTATTTTGGCAATTTAGATTTGATTCTCTCTGTGGTTTCTCCATCCAAACAATATCTGGCAAAAGGAATTTCAGTTCAGGGTGATTTAGGGTTAAATTTAAAAATAAATGATTATGATATTAATGGAGAGTTTTTTTCAAAATTACCATCTTTATCTTACAACAATCAAAAATGCCCAGGAGAATCCTGTAAGGCATACTTAGTCGAAGAGATTAATGCTAAGATTCCTATCCAACATAATCTTGCCTTCAAACCAGATGAAAGTTTAATCATTGGAGATAAGTCAATCTTCATCAAAAATTATGGAAGATTTAATACTCCCAACGTAACAATCGGTAAAGTGATTGGGACACACCCAAATATACCTAACTTACCTTTTGAATATGTGAAAAAACAAAAAGATTCACCAGGGTTTAGTGCATTTATCGAATACAAAGAGAATTTTGCCAATATAGAATCCTTAAAATCCTTTTCTATGGATGGAATCATTCTCGGCAAAAATTTAGTTTTTAATTTAGGGAATTTAGATCCTAAAACAATGGAGTTTAGAGGGAATTTACTCATTAGGGATATCGATTTAAAGCAACTCATGGCACCTAAAGTGCGAGATAAAATTGATGATGGAAAATTAAAGGCTGACTTAAACATAAAGGTTAGAGATTTAAGTGAACCGATTGCAAATTTAGATTTGTTTTTTTCAATTTTCCAAATTGGTCGTGACTTTGGAAAAAGTGCTTTAAACGTAATTTCAGCTCAAAACTTCTTTATCGATCGTATCACTGACAGTTACCCGATTAGCAAAATCGATATATCATTATCGAGAGGGTTAGTATATGCAGATGTGTATTTTGATCGTTCTCTCTTATCATTGATCATGAAACTAGAAGATGGCAAAATCTCTCAACAGAGAATGCCTCTTGCGAATTTTTTGAAACGAGCACAAAACGAGATCCAAACATACCAAGAGTGA
- a CDS encoding RNA polymerase subunit sigma-70, with product MLPKILDEKILPLISQARITNDLGLVREYLPIWMVDRLAKKRNISEDESSEMIVTILEVFSKMWILSLKYQLTHVLGFFVTYIFNQYRNRFRNSEIPESGELYLQLWNYSTPANEEDPMEEKVEILKSNLEKLPIFTALVLSLQFDLPMKQNLKQFLLWKLKENQLDENLFFSEWEERRNLHRQLVLRLTSMITRYTRKLYETTDPKRRDWYGKQKKIWMLRRTRAFDRSFFSEREIAKWLGITRKAVRNHLSQGKHELRKVGKDLLHYA from the coding sequence ATGTTACCAAAGATATTAGATGAAAAAATTTTACCATTGATCAGCCAAGCAAGGATCACAAACGATCTTGGACTTGTAAGAGAATATTTGCCAATTTGGATGGTTGATCGATTGGCCAAAAAAAGAAACATATCAGAAGATGAAAGTTCTGAAATGATTGTTACCATTTTAGAAGTATTTTCTAAAATGTGGATTTTGAGTTTAAAATACCAACTCACTCATGTTTTGGGTTTTTTTGTCACTTATATCTTCAACCAATACCGAAATCGATTTCGTAATTCAGAAATTCCCGAATCAGGGGAATTGTATTTACAGCTTTGGAATTATTCCACCCCAGCCAATGAGGAGGACCCTATGGAAGAAAAAGTTGAGATTCTAAAATCAAATCTAGAAAAACTCCCCATCTTCACTGCTTTAGTGCTTTCCTTACAATTCGATTTACCCATGAAACAAAATCTAAAACAATTCCTCTTATGGAAATTGAAGGAGAACCAATTGGATGAGAATTTATTTTTTTCAGAATGGGAAGAAAGACGAAATCTGCATCGGCAATTAGTCTTACGACTCACTTCTATGATCACACGTTACACAAGAAAATTATATGAAACTACGGACCCGAAGCGACGGGATTGGTATGGGAAACAGAAAAAAATTTGGATGTTGCGTAGGACAAGAGCCTTTGATCGTAGTTTTTTTTCAGAAAGGGAGATTGCCAAATGGCTCGGCATCACAAGAAAGGCAGTTCGCAATCATTTGTCACAAGGAAAACATGAACTCAGGAAAGTCGGCAAAGATTTATTGCACTATGCATAA
- a CDS encoding Na+/H+ antiporter NhaC family protein, whose amino-acid sequence MEREKKYHLFFSLTPILYLVISILFFRYIWTVPYPHPLALCLAGSLSYLQRFHHKFVFLHSAFRKNLHSVFPAMEILFLVGLLIASWAYSGVLLTMMQIGTILIEPKLFLPSVAIVSAIASMVSGSSWTTAGTLGVALMGVSKIWGFSDVMSAGAIVSGCYFGDKLSPLSDTTNLASSLTHVPIWTHIRHMLKTTCMSFLLAVLCFYLLNLFVWDPSRDTVFPSEIGLSQLLQNRIVYWKLIPVLLVFGSSLFHLPVRVSFLLGIGSAFLFPIIESGVSFEMFRSLVLGYKSQTGNLTWDQFLSGGGIVSILPTEILILSAVWFGAVVEGYGYLNEILMQIKRWVKNQYDILLSTMGVSFLLNLMTADQYLSLVIPARAFRTLAVEKQIPEKDISRALEDSGTITSPLIPWNSCGAFMASSLGVSVLSYLPFVFFNLIHVFLSVSILMYKKIKLKSS is encoded by the coding sequence ATGGAGAGAGAAAAAAAATACCATTTATTTTTTTCTCTCACTCCCATACTCTATTTAGTTATATCAATTTTGTTTTTTAGGTATATATGGACTGTACCGTACCCTCATCCTTTGGCTTTGTGCCTTGCTGGTAGCCTTTCGTATTTACAAAGGTTCCATCATAAATTTGTTTTTTTACATTCTGCCTTTCGCAAAAATTTACACTCAGTATTCCCTGCAATGGAGATTTTATTTTTAGTAGGGTTACTCATCGCTTCATGGGCATACTCTGGTGTATTACTCACGATGATGCAAATTGGTACAATTCTCATTGAACCAAAATTATTTTTACCATCGGTTGCCATTGTTTCTGCCATTGCTTCTATGGTTTCTGGTTCCTCTTGGACAACGGCAGGTACGTTAGGTGTTGCCCTTATGGGTGTTTCCAAAATTTGGGGATTCTCTGATGTGATGTCAGCAGGAGCCATTGTCAGTGGCTGTTATTTTGGTGATAAACTGTCTCCATTGTCTGATACAACGAATTTGGCCTCTAGTTTAACACACGTTCCTATATGGACACATATACGGCATATGTTAAAAACCACATGTATGAGTTTTTTATTGGCTGTTTTATGTTTTTATCTTTTGAATTTATTTGTTTGGGATCCATCCCGAGATACAGTGTTCCCTTCCGAGATTGGATTGTCGCAGTTACTGCAAAATAGAATCGTTTATTGGAAATTGATCCCTGTTTTACTTGTATTTGGTTCTTCCTTGTTCCACTTACCCGTGCGTGTCTCTTTTTTACTCGGCATCGGATCTGCTTTTTTATTTCCCATCATAGAATCTGGAGTTTCGTTTGAAATGTTTCGTTCTCTTGTTTTGGGATACAAGTCTCAAACAGGAAATCTGACTTGGGATCAATTCTTGAGTGGTGGAGGAATCGTTTCGATATTGCCCACAGAAATTTTGATCTTAAGTGCGGTTTGGTTTGGGGCGGTGGTAGAAGGTTATGGATATTTAAATGAAATTCTAATGCAAATCAAACGATGGGTAAAAAACCAATATGATATTCTATTATCAACGATGGGTGTTTCTTTTTTACTCAATTTGATGACTGCAGACCAGTATCTTTCCCTTGTGATCCCCGCCCGTGCATTCCGAACGCTTGCGGTTGAAAAACAAATACCTGAAAAAGACATCTCAAGGGCATTAGAAGACTCAGGAACGATTACTTCTCCCTTAATCCCATGGAATAGTTGTGGGGCGTTTATGGCATCTTCGCTCGGAGTTTCCGTCTTGAGTTATTTACCATTTGTATTTTTTAACTTAATCCATGTTTTCCTCTCCGTTTCGATTTTAATGTACAAAAAAATTAAATTAAAAAGTTCATAA
- a CDS encoding NRAMP family divalent metal transporter, whose product MRRFPFLAYLGPGLLYAGAAVGVSHLVQSTRAGAVYGYGLLAVVIFANFIKYPFFVVGTKYTIVTGKSLLDGYESLGRLPIWIFFGISVGTMCIIVATVTLVTSGLFSNLLGLTMEPWMLCAIILTFCFLLLAIGKFQALDGLMKWIVVLLTVATIVAMVLSFYAGIPKLTTEGKTFSLGNLADVAFLIALMGWMPIPIEAAVWQSDWTLAKKTPDGKLPPMKYAMIDFNIGYIGTTLLAVCFLALGSNMMYNTGMEFSSQAVGFASELVKLYTSAIGSWSYPIILVAAFFTMFSTTLTCFDAYPRVVSNASRRLFPTLQKFSTEKLYWYWILLVGIGSILILLFFRTNMKSLVDFATTVSFLNAPILALIHHLILFGKEIPKEERPKPWMNLLSWFGILFLFGFSIYYINITFF is encoded by the coding sequence ATGAGACGATTTCCTTTTTTAGCGTATCTTGGTCCTGGTTTATTGTATGCTGGTGCCGCTGTGGGTGTTTCCCATTTGGTCCAATCCACTCGAGCTGGAGCTGTATATGGGTATGGATTGCTCGCAGTCGTGATTTTTGCCAATTTTATCAAGTATCCCTTTTTTGTTGTGGGAACAAAGTATACAATAGTTACCGGTAAATCATTATTAGATGGTTATGAATCTTTGGGAAGATTGCCGATATGGATATTCTTCGGTATATCCGTCGGAACGATGTGTATCATCGTAGCAACAGTAACATTGGTTACATCTGGTTTATTTTCTAACTTACTTGGTTTAACTATGGAACCATGGATGTTATGCGCAATCATCCTTACATTTTGTTTTTTACTATTGGCAATCGGTAAATTCCAGGCATTGGATGGACTGATGAAGTGGATTGTTGTGCTCCTCACAGTAGCAACAATCGTTGCTATGGTTTTATCGTTTTATGCGGGCATCCCAAAACTAACTACAGAAGGGAAAACGTTTTCCTTAGGAAACTTAGCTGATGTTGCCTTCTTGATTGCTCTAATGGGTTGGATGCCCATTCCGATAGAGGCTGCAGTATGGCAATCCGATTGGACACTTGCGAAAAAGACTCCAGATGGGAAATTACCTCCGATGAAATACGCCATGATTGATTTTAACATTGGTTATATTGGGACGACACTTCTTGCTGTTTGTTTTTTGGCACTTGGTTCCAATATGATGTACAATACAGGTATGGAATTTTCTTCACAAGCAGTTGGATTTGCATCCGAATTGGTTAAACTTTATACCTCTGCCATTGGGTCTTGGTCTTATCCCATTATCTTGGTCGCTGCTTTTTTCACCATGTTCTCAACAACATTAACATGTTTTGATGCATATCCGCGAGTTGTTTCCAATGCAAGCAGACGATTGTTCCCAACATTACAAAAGTTTTCGACGGAAAAGTTATATTGGTATTGGATTTTACTCGTTGGGATTGGTTCTATTTTAATTTTACTTTTCTTTCGTACCAATATGAAAAGTTTAGTCGACTTTGCGACAACAGTATCGTTTTTAAATGCCCCAATACTTGCATTGATCCATCATTTAATATTGTTTGGAAAAGAAATTCCGAAAGAAGAAAGGCCAAAACCTTGGATGAATTTATTGTCTTGGTTTGGGATTTTGTTTTTGTTTGGGTTTTCCATTTATTATATCAATATTACTTTTTTCTAA